In Paraburkholderia flava, one genomic interval encodes:
- a CDS encoding L-iditol 2-dehydrogenase: MAARLQDKVAILTGAASGIGEAVARRYLDEGARCVLVDLKPADGFAQRLQDSDGERVLVVSADVTRRDDIERIVEQTVSRFGQIDILFNNAALFDMRPLLDESWDTFDTLFSVNVKGLFFLMQAVARKMVEQGHGGKIINMSSQAGRRGEALVSHYCATKAAVLSYTQSAALALAPHKINVNGIAPGVVDTPMWEQVDALFARYENRPLGEKKRLVGEAVPLGRMGVPDDLTGAALFLASADADYITAQTLNVDGGNWMS; the protein is encoded by the coding sequence GTGGCAGCACGACTGCAAGACAAGGTGGCGATTCTGACAGGCGCGGCCAGCGGGATCGGTGAAGCGGTCGCGCGGCGCTATCTGGATGAAGGCGCGCGCTGCGTGCTCGTCGACCTGAAGCCGGCCGACGGTTTCGCGCAGCGTCTGCAGGACAGCGACGGTGAGCGCGTGCTCGTCGTGTCGGCGGACGTCACGCGACGCGACGACATCGAGCGTATCGTCGAGCAGACCGTGTCCCGTTTCGGCCAGATCGATATCCTGTTCAACAACGCTGCGCTGTTCGACATGCGCCCGCTCCTCGACGAGTCCTGGGACACGTTCGACACACTCTTCTCGGTCAACGTCAAAGGCCTGTTCTTCCTGATGCAGGCGGTCGCCCGCAAGATGGTTGAGCAGGGGCATGGCGGCAAGATCATCAATATGTCGTCGCAGGCCGGTCGGCGCGGCGAAGCGCTCGTCTCTCACTACTGCGCGACGAAAGCCGCGGTGCTGAGCTACACGCAATCGGCGGCGCTCGCACTCGCGCCGCACAAGATCAACGTCAACGGGATTGCACCCGGTGTCGTCGATACGCCGATGTGGGAGCAGGTCGATGCGCTGTTCGCGCGCTACGAAAACCGGCCGCTGGGCGAGAAGAAACGTCTTGTCGGTGAAGCGGTGCCGCTCGGCCGCATGGGCGTACCCGACGACCTCACCGGCGCCGCGCTATTCCTCGCTTCCGCCGACGCCGATTACATCACCGCCCAGACGCTGAACGTCGACGGTGGCAACTGGATGAGCTGA
- a CDS encoding carbohydrate ABC transporter permease codes for MRHLHLPLMQARPKTEQDHEARKASSARWLVSPSVAVLLLWMAIPLAMTIWFSFTRYNLLNPDEKGFAGLDNYRYLATDPSFIPSIVHTIQLIVAVLVITVVGGILMSVLFDRKFYGQGIARLLAIAPFFVMPTVSALIWKNMILHPVYGLVASGMRALGLTPIDWFAQFPLTSVIIIVAWQWLPFAFLILFTAIQSLDQEQKEAAKIDGAGPFSMFFFITLPHLKRAIAVVVMMETIFLLSIFAEIYTTTGGGPGTATTNLSYLIYALGLQQFDVGLASAGGILAVVLANIVSFFLVRMLAKNLKGEYEK; via the coding sequence ATGCGTCATTTACACCTTCCTCTCATGCAAGCCCGCCCCAAAACCGAACAGGATCACGAAGCGCGCAAGGCGTCGTCCGCGCGCTGGCTCGTGTCGCCGTCCGTCGCCGTGCTGCTGCTGTGGATGGCGATCCCGCTCGCGATGACGATCTGGTTTTCGTTCACGCGCTACAACCTGCTGAACCCCGACGAGAAAGGTTTCGCGGGCCTCGACAACTACCGCTATCTGGCGACCGATCCGTCGTTCATCCCGTCGATCGTTCACACGATCCAGCTGATCGTCGCAGTGCTGGTGATCACGGTGGTCGGCGGCATCCTGATGTCGGTGCTGTTCGATCGCAAGTTCTACGGTCAGGGCATCGCGCGGCTGCTCGCGATTGCGCCGTTCTTCGTGATGCCGACGGTCAGCGCGCTGATCTGGAAGAACATGATCCTGCATCCGGTGTATGGCCTCGTCGCGAGCGGTATGCGCGCGTTGGGTCTCACGCCGATCGACTGGTTCGCGCAGTTCCCGCTGACCTCGGTGATCATCATCGTCGCGTGGCAGTGGCTGCCGTTCGCGTTCCTGATCCTGTTCACCGCGATCCAGTCGCTCGACCAGGAGCAGAAGGAAGCCGCGAAGATCGACGGCGCCGGCCCGTTCTCGATGTTCTTCTTCATCACGCTGCCGCATTTGAAGCGCGCGATCGCCGTCGTGGTGATGATGGAAACCATCTTCCTGCTGTCGATCTTCGCCGAGATCTACACGACGACCGGCGGCGGCCCAGGCACCGCGACCACCAACCTGTCGTACCTGATCTACGCGCTCGGCCTGCAGCAGTTCGACGTCGGCCTCGCATCGGCCGGCGGGATTCTCGCGGTGGTGCTCGCGAACATCGTGTCGTTCTTCCTCGTGCGCATGCTCGCGAAGAACCTGAAAGGGGAGTACGAAAAATGA
- a CDS encoding carbohydrate ABC transporter permease produces MSQLAATTSPAKSPAKSPFAIVRRSIPGILAWLIALLLFFPIFWMTITAFKTEQQAYSSSLIFMPTLDSFREVFARSNYFAFAWNSVLISVGVTVVCLLLAVPAAYAMAFFPNRRTQGVLLWMLSTKMMPSVGVLVPIYLLWKNTGLLDTVWGLVIVYTLINLPIAVWMAFTYFNEIPKDILEAGRIDGAATWQEIVYLLMPMALPGLASTALLLVILSWNEAFWSINLSSSNAAPLTVFIASYSSPEGLFWAKLSAASLLAVAPILIVGWLSQKQLVRGLTFGAVK; encoded by the coding sequence ATGAGCCAGCTTGCCGCAACAACGTCGCCGGCTAAGTCACCTGCAAAGTCGCCGTTCGCGATCGTCAGACGCAGCATCCCCGGCATCCTTGCGTGGCTGATCGCGCTGCTGCTGTTCTTCCCGATCTTCTGGATGACGATCACCGCGTTCAAGACCGAGCAGCAGGCGTACTCGTCGTCGCTGATTTTCATGCCGACGCTCGACAGCTTCCGCGAGGTGTTCGCACGCAGCAACTACTTCGCGTTCGCGTGGAACTCGGTGCTGATCTCGGTCGGCGTCACGGTGGTGTGTCTGCTGCTCGCGGTGCCGGCCGCGTACGCGATGGCGTTCTTCCCGAACCGCCGCACGCAGGGCGTGCTGCTGTGGATGCTGTCGACGAAGATGATGCCGTCCGTCGGCGTGCTCGTGCCGATCTACCTGCTGTGGAAAAACACCGGGTTGCTCGACACGGTGTGGGGTCTGGTGATCGTCTACACGCTGATCAATCTACCGATTGCCGTGTGGATGGCGTTCACCTACTTCAATGAAATTCCGAAGGACATCCTCGAGGCGGGTCGCATCGACGGCGCGGCGACGTGGCAGGAAATCGTCTACCTGCTGATGCCGATGGCGCTGCCGGGTCTGGCATCGACTGCGCTGCTGCTGGTGATCCTGTCGTGGAACGAGGCGTTCTGGAGCATCAACCTGTCGAGTTCGAACGCGGCGCCGCTGACGGTATTCATCGCGTCGTATTCGAGTCCCGAAGGGTTGTTCTGGGCGAAGCTGTCGGCGGCATCTCTGCTGGCGGTCGCGCCGATCCTGATCGTCGGCTGGCTGTCGCAGAAGCAGCTGGTGCGCGGTCTCACGTTCGGGGCGGTCAAATAA
- the dalD gene encoding D-arabinitol 4-dehydrogenase, giving the protein MNSGQDSGAAANVILHIGVGSFHRAHQAWYLHRLNEARQDGEPRWSLTVGNIRDDMRAALDALAAQHGVYTLETVTPHGERAYETIRSIERVLPWSANLDALVEAGADPACRIVSFTVTEGGYYLDEHDRLDTANPDLAADLAGARTTIYGALAAILEARMQRNAGPVTLQSCDNLRSNGERFHAGMNEFLERRGATALRQWFDAHTTSPNSMVDRITPRPTDDVRERVRAATGFDDASPVMGESFIQWVIEDRFCAGRPAWERVGAELVESVLPYEEAKIRILNASHSCIAWAGTLVGLRYIHEGTLDADIRQFAYDYVTQDVIPCLTPSPLDLARYRDVVLDRFGNPHIQDTNQRVAADGFSKMPGFIAPTLAECFARGAEPAATAMLPALFFRFLDRWQRGVLPYAYQDGVMDEATARGFFASNDPLHAFCTDRLLWGGLAQNPALEATVRSALARVDAWIAARGATA; this is encoded by the coding sequence ATGAACAGCGGGCAAGACAGCGGCGCGGCCGCCAACGTGATCCTGCACATCGGCGTGGGATCGTTTCACCGCGCGCATCAGGCCTGGTATCTGCATCGGCTGAACGAAGCGCGTCAGGACGGCGAGCCGCGCTGGTCGCTCACCGTCGGCAACATCCGCGACGACATGCGCGCAGCGCTCGATGCACTCGCCGCACAGCACGGCGTCTACACGCTCGAAACCGTCACGCCGCACGGCGAGCGCGCGTACGAAACGATCCGTTCGATCGAGCGCGTGCTGCCGTGGTCCGCGAATCTCGATGCGCTCGTCGAAGCGGGCGCCGATCCGGCGTGCCGCATCGTGTCGTTCACTGTCACCGAAGGCGGCTATTACCTCGACGAACACGACCGGCTCGACACCGCGAACCCCGATCTCGCCGCCGACCTCGCCGGCGCGCGCACGACCATCTACGGCGCGCTCGCCGCGATCCTCGAAGCAAGGATGCAGCGCAACGCCGGCCCGGTCACGCTACAAAGCTGCGACAACCTGCGCAGCAACGGCGAACGCTTTCATGCGGGGATGAACGAATTCCTCGAGCGACGCGGCGCGACTGCGCTGCGTCAATGGTTCGACGCGCACACGACGAGCCCGAACTCGATGGTCGACCGCATCACGCCGCGCCCGACCGACGACGTCCGCGAACGCGTGCGCGCCGCGACCGGCTTCGACGACGCGAGCCCGGTGATGGGCGAATCGTTTATCCAGTGGGTAATCGAAGACCGCTTCTGCGCGGGCCGTCCCGCGTGGGAGCGCGTCGGCGCGGAGCTGGTCGAGTCGGTGCTGCCGTACGAGGAAGCGAAGATCCGTATTCTCAACGCGAGCCATAGCTGCATCGCGTGGGCGGGCACGCTGGTCGGGCTGCGCTACATCCACGAAGGCACGCTCGACGCCGACATCCGTCAGTTCGCGTACGACTACGTGACACAGGACGTGATCCCCTGCCTCACGCCGAGCCCGCTCGATCTCGCGCGCTATCGCGACGTCGTGCTCGACCGCTTCGGCAATCCCCATATCCAGGACACCAATCAGCGGGTCGCCGCCGACGGCTTCTCGAAGATGCCCGGCTTCATCGCGCCGACCCTCGCCGAATGCTTTGCGCGCGGTGCCGAACCCGCCGCGACGGCGATGCTGCCCGCGCTGTTCTTCCGCTTTCTCGATCGCTGGCAGCGCGGCGTGTTGCCGTATGCGTACCAGGACGGCGTGATGGACGAAGCAACCGCGCGCGGCTTCTTCGCGAGCAACGATCCGCTGCATGCGTTTTGCACCGACCGTCTGCTGTGGGGCGGCCTCGCACAGAACCCCGCGCTCGAAGCGACGGTACGCAGCGCGCTCGCGCGCGTCGATGCGTGGATCGCCGCACGCGGCGCGACCGCCTGA
- a CDS encoding AraC family transcriptional regulator has product MKRAHRPEGSSAQPDLELVAVQHDESFKVWSHGYPYRTVRWHFHPEFEIHLIVATTGKMFVGDHISSFAPGNLVLMGPNLPHNWVSDVPEGESIAQRNLVVQFGQEFVTRCTESFPEWRSVETLLADAQRGVSFGAKTSAAIQPLFKELLGARGLRRIVLFMSMLEHLLDATDREFLASPAYSVDPSSFASTRINHALAYIGKNLSGELREGDLAQLAGQSVSAFSRYFRRHTGLPFVQYVNRMRINLACQLLMDYELSITDICFKAGFNNLSNFNRQFLAAKGMAPSQFRRYQQLNDASRVASEEAAARGEGIAGAPPIVPAAPVPSARARAAPSAWPPT; this is encoded by the coding sequence ATGAAGCGCGCGCATCGTCCGGAGGGAAGCAGCGCGCAACCCGATCTCGAACTGGTCGCCGTGCAGCACGACGAATCGTTCAAGGTGTGGTCGCATGGGTATCCGTACCGCACTGTGCGGTGGCACTTCCATCCTGAGTTCGAAATCCATCTGATCGTCGCGACGACCGGCAAGATGTTCGTCGGCGATCACATCAGCAGTTTTGCGCCGGGCAATCTCGTGTTGATGGGCCCGAACCTGCCGCACAACTGGGTCAGCGACGTGCCCGAAGGCGAGTCGATCGCGCAACGCAATCTGGTCGTGCAGTTCGGTCAGGAGTTCGTCACGCGTTGCACCGAGAGTTTTCCGGAGTGGCGTTCGGTCGAGACGCTGCTCGCCGATGCGCAGCGCGGCGTGTCGTTCGGTGCGAAGACGAGCGCCGCGATCCAGCCGCTGTTCAAGGAACTGCTCGGCGCGCGTGGACTGCGACGCATCGTGCTGTTCATGTCGATGCTCGAACATCTGCTCGATGCAACCGATCGCGAGTTTCTCGCGAGCCCCGCGTATAGCGTCGATCCGTCGAGCTTCGCATCGACGCGGATCAATCACGCGCTTGCCTACATCGGCAAGAACCTGTCGGGCGAACTGCGCGAGGGCGATCTCGCGCAGCTCGCAGGGCAGAGCGTCAGCGCTTTCTCGCGTTACTTCCGTCGCCATACGGGGCTGCCGTTCGTGCAGTACGTGAACCGGATGCGTATCAATCTCGCGTGCCAGCTGTTGATGGACTACGAGCTGAGCATCACCGACATCTGCTTCAAGGCCGGCTTCAACAACCTGTCGAACTTCAATCGGCAGTTCCTCGCGGCGAAGGGCATGGCGCCTTCGCAGTTTCGTCGCTATCAGCAACTGAACGACGCGAGCCGCGTCGCGTCCGAAGAAGCGGCCGCTCGCGGCGAAGGCATCGCGGGCGCACCGCCGATCGTTCCCGCGGCGCCCGTGCCGTCCGCACGCGCACGCGCCGCACCGTCCGCGTGGCCGCCAACCTGA
- a CDS encoding sugar-binding transcriptional regulator encodes MPKSTEKLDLATRAAWLYYVAGNTQNEIAEKLQVSRPVAQRLVAFAVEKNLIRVRVDHQLADCLTLADRLSKRYGLSMCEVVPVDDDTPEEVDRKLAVAGAQVMERYLGEEKPMVIAVGSGRTLKAAVDQIAQIERPHHRLVSIVGAIAQDGSSNRYDVALHISEKTGGKHFLLPAPLIADNEAERAQWCNHRLYRIVESLSAEADVTFVGIGNLGPHCPLHEDGFITSDEVDELTQLGAIAEMLGLPIDVAGGRVESPTGRRVTSIHLSSPPKRPTIGFAGGERKRDALIAVLKGGWLSGLVTDEACARAALDA; translated from the coding sequence GTGCCCAAGTCCACCGAAAAACTCGATCTCGCGACCCGCGCTGCGTGGCTCTACTACGTCGCCGGCAACACGCAGAACGAAATCGCCGAAAAGCTCCAGGTGTCGCGGCCCGTCGCGCAGCGGCTCGTCGCGTTCGCGGTCGAGAAGAACCTGATCCGCGTGCGCGTCGATCACCAGCTGGCCGACTGCCTGACGCTCGCCGACCGTCTGTCGAAACGCTACGGCCTGTCGATGTGCGAGGTCGTGCCGGTCGACGACGACACGCCCGAAGAAGTCGATCGCAAGCTCGCAGTAGCTGGCGCGCAGGTGATGGAGCGCTATCTCGGCGAAGAAAAGCCGATGGTCATCGCGGTCGGCAGCGGCCGGACGCTGAAGGCTGCCGTCGATCAGATCGCGCAGATCGAGCGGCCGCATCACCGGCTCGTGTCGATCGTCGGCGCGATTGCGCAGGACGGGTCGTCGAACCGCTACGACGTCGCGCTGCACATCTCCGAGAAGACCGGCGGCAAGCACTTCCTGTTGCCCGCGCCGCTGATCGCGGACAACGAGGCCGAGCGCGCGCAGTGGTGCAATCACCGGCTGTACCGGATCGTCGAATCGCTGTCGGCAGAAGCGGACGTCACGTTCGTCGGGATCGGCAATCTCGGGCCACATTGTCCGTTGCACGAGGACGGTTTCATCACGTCGGATGAAGTGGATGAGCTCACGCAGCTGGGTGCGATCGCTGAGATGCTCGGGCTGCCGATCGATGTTGCAGGCGGGCGGGTCGAATCGCCGACCGGCCGTCGCGTGACCAGCATTCATCTGTCGTCGCCGCCGAAGCGGCCGACGATCGGCTTTGCCGGCGGCGAGCGTAAGCGCGATGCGTTGATCGCGGTGCTTAAGGGCGGCTGGTTGTCGGGGCTTGTTACTGACGAAGCGTGCGCGCGTGCGGCGCTTGATGCGTGA
- a CDS encoding HAD family hydrolase, translated as MTVSARALICDCDGVLIDSEAVAAAMLVRELEARWPDADVAPVVMPLLGLRIERVLDGTATQLGRTLAPADVAAIRGAVEQAAMQAPAVAGIGDALSQIALIKACASNSYRPYVESVLARTGLKRFFGDRLFCADAVAKPKPAPDVYLAAARGLSTTPEHCLVVEDSVTGATAASEAGMTVLGFIGGGHASAQQIEALRAAGAQHVFDDMRQLPGLAAQWIASAAVGSH; from the coding sequence ATGACAGTGAGCGCGCGCGCATTGATCTGCGATTGCGACGGCGTGCTCATCGACAGCGAAGCGGTTGCGGCGGCGATGCTGGTGCGCGAACTCGAAGCGCGCTGGCCCGACGCGGACGTCGCGCCAGTCGTGATGCCGCTGCTGGGTCTGCGCATCGAACGGGTACTCGACGGCACCGCGACGCAACTCGGGCGCACGCTTGCCCCGGCCGATGTCGCAGCGATTCGCGGCGCAGTAGAACAGGCCGCGATGCAGGCGCCGGCAGTGGCCGGCATCGGCGATGCGCTGTCGCAGATCGCGTTGATCAAGGCCTGCGCGAGCAACAGCTACCGGCCGTACGTCGAGAGCGTGCTGGCGCGTACCGGCCTCAAGCGCTTCTTCGGCGACCGGCTGTTCTGCGCCGATGCGGTGGCGAAGCCGAAGCCCGCGCCCGACGTTTATCTCGCGGCCGCGCGCGGTCTCAGTACGACGCCGGAGCATTGCCTCGTCGTCGAGGACAGCGTGACGGGTGCAACAGCGGCGAGCGAGGCGGGCATGACGGTGCTCGGTTTCATCGGCGGCGGGCACGCGAGCGCGCAACAGATCGAAGCGCTGCGCGCAGCAGGGGCGCAGCACGTGTTCGACGATATGCGGCAATTGCCGGGGCTCGCGGCGCAGTGGATTGCGAGCGCGGCTGTCGGGTCGCATTGA
- a CDS encoding ABC transporter ATP-binding protein has translation MASLTLRGISKRYDDNEVMRDINLDIADGEFVVFVGPSGCGKSTLMRMIAGLEDISGGDLNIDGVRVNEVAPAKRGIAMVFQSYALYPHMTLYDNMAFGLKLAGTKKPEIDVAVRNAAKILHIDHLLDRKPKQLSGGQRQRVAIGRAITRKPKVFLFDEPLSNLDAALRVKMRLEFARLHDELKTTMIYVTHDQVEAMTLADKIVVLSAGNVEQVGSPTQLYHAPANRFVAGFIGSPKMNFMEGVVQSVSHDGVTVRYESGETQRVAVEPGNAKEGDKVTVGIRPEHLHVGSTEYGVSARTMAVESLGDAAYLYAESSIAPDGLIARIPPLDRHTKGETQKLGATPEHCHLFDSDGLAFQRKIVEVLAA, from the coding sequence ATGGCAAGCCTGACCCTACGCGGTATCAGCAAGCGCTACGACGACAATGAAGTGATGCGCGACATCAACCTCGACATCGCGGACGGCGAGTTCGTCGTATTCGTGGGGCCGAGCGGCTGCGGCAAATCCACGTTGATGCGGATGATCGCCGGCCTGGAAGACATCAGCGGCGGCGACCTGAACATCGACGGCGTGCGCGTGAACGAGGTGGCACCCGCGAAGCGCGGCATCGCGATGGTGTTCCAGTCGTACGCGCTCTATCCGCACATGACGCTGTACGACAACATGGCGTTCGGCCTGAAGCTCGCGGGCACGAAGAAGCCCGAGATCGACGTGGCCGTGCGCAACGCGGCGAAGATCCTGCACATCGATCATCTGCTCGACCGCAAGCCGAAGCAGCTGTCGGGCGGTCAGCGGCAGCGCGTCGCGATCGGCCGCGCGATCACGCGCAAACCGAAGGTGTTCCTGTTCGACGAACCGCTGTCGAATCTCGACGCCGCGCTGCGCGTGAAGATGCGGCTGGAATTTGCGCGTCTGCACGACGAACTGAAGACCACGATGATCTACGTCACGCACGATCAGGTCGAGGCAATGACGCTCGCCGACAAGATCGTCGTGCTGTCGGCGGGGAACGTCGAGCAGGTCGGCAGCCCGACGCAGCTCTATCACGCGCCGGCCAACCGTTTCGTCGCGGGCTTCATCGGCTCGCCGAAGATGAACTTCATGGAAGGCGTCGTGCAGTCGGTGTCGCATGACGGTGTCACGGTGCGCTACGAAAGCGGCGAGACGCAGCGCGTCGCGGTCGAGCCGGGCAATGCGAAGGAAGGCGACAAGGTAACCGTCGGCATCCGGCCGGAGCATCTGCATGTGGGCTCGACGGAATACGGCGTGTCGGCGCGCACGATGGCGGTCGAATCGCTCGGTGATGCCGCGTATCTGTACGCCGAATCGAGCATCGCGCCGGACGGGCTGATCGCACGCATTCCGCCGCTCGATCGTCATACGAAGGGTGAGACGCAGAAGCTGGGTGCGACGCCGGAGCACTGCCATCTGTTCGATAGCGATGGGCTGGCGTTTCAGCGGAAGATTGTTGAAGTGCTCGCGGCCTGA
- the xylB gene encoding xylulokinase, with product MYLGIDLGTSEVKVLLLASDGRVIGTAGSPFTVSRPHQRWSEQNPADWWDGTRAALFSLRAKHPDEFAQVRGIGLSGQMHGAVLLDAEDRVLRPAILWNDMRSVDECAELTARAPDLHRIAGNLAMPGFTAPKLLWVARHEPEIFRRTACVLLPKDYLRLMLTGGKVSDPSDAAGTLWLDVAKRDWSDALLEACDMRRSQMPALAEGSAPSGTLRAELAREFGLRDDVIVAAGGGDNATSAIGIGATQPGDGFVSLGTSGVLCVVGDRFRPNPASAVHAFCHAIPDRWHQMSVVLSAASCLRWVCKLTSTDEPTLLGEIGALAPDTLATAPLFLPYLSGERTPHNDPYAQGVFFGMTHATDRALLGYAVIEGVTLALTDGLDALRAAGTEANALSLLGGGARSDYWAQLLADALGTNTRKHGGGETGAALGAARLGWLAAGGNPAEVLTKPPVEREFTPDVQRHTMLRGRLDGFRALYRHVRPLFDPSRERLV from the coding sequence ATGTATCTCGGCATCGACCTCGGCACGTCCGAAGTAAAAGTCCTGCTGCTCGCATCAGACGGTCGCGTGATCGGCACCGCGGGCTCACCGTTCACCGTATCGCGGCCGCATCAACGCTGGTCCGAACAGAATCCCGCCGACTGGTGGGACGGCACCCGCGCCGCGCTGTTCTCGCTGCGCGCAAAGCACCCCGACGAATTCGCACAGGTGCGCGGCATCGGCCTGTCGGGCCAGATGCACGGCGCGGTACTGCTCGATGCGGAAGACCGCGTGCTGCGTCCGGCGATCCTGTGGAACGACATGCGCAGCGTCGACGAATGCGCGGAGCTGACCGCGCGCGCGCCTGACCTGCATCGCATCGCGGGCAATCTCGCGATGCCGGGCTTCACCGCGCCGAAGCTGTTGTGGGTTGCGCGGCACGAGCCGGAGATTTTCCGGCGCACCGCATGCGTACTGCTGCCGAAGGATTATCTGCGGCTGATGCTGACGGGCGGCAAGGTGTCCGATCCCTCCGACGCGGCGGGCACGCTGTGGCTCGACGTCGCGAAACGCGACTGGTCCGATGCGCTGCTCGAAGCGTGCGACATGCGCCGTTCGCAGATGCCCGCGCTCGCCGAAGGCAGCGCGCCGTCCGGTACGTTGCGCGCGGAACTCGCACGCGAATTCGGTTTGCGCGACGACGTGATCGTCGCGGCCGGCGGCGGCGACAACGCAACGAGCGCGATCGGCATCGGCGCGACGCAGCCGGGCGACGGTTTCGTATCGCTCGGCACATCGGGCGTGCTGTGCGTGGTCGGCGATCGCTTCCGGCCGAATCCGGCGTCGGCGGTGCATGCGTTCTGCCACGCGATTCCGGATCGCTGGCATCAGATGAGCGTCGTGCTGTCGGCAGCGAGCTGTCTGCGCTGGGTCTGCAAACTCACGTCCACCGACGAGCCTACGCTGCTCGGCGAAATCGGCGCGCTCGCACCCGATACGCTCGCCACCGCGCCGCTGTTCCTGCCGTATCTATCGGGCGAACGCACGCCGCACAACGACCCGTACGCACAGGGCGTATTCTTCGGCATGACTCACGCGACCGATCGCGCGCTGCTCGGCTACGCGGTGATCGAAGGCGTGACGCTCGCACTGACCGACGGCCTCGACGCGCTGCGCGCGGCAGGCACCGAAGCGAACGCGCTGTCGCTGCTGGGCGGCGGTGCACGCAGCGACTACTGGGCACAACTGCTCGCCGACGCACTCGGCACGAACACGCGCAAGCACGGTGGCGGCGAAACCGGCGCGGCGCTCGGCGCGGCCCGGCTCGGCTGGCTCGCGGCCGGCGGCAATCCGGCCGAGGTGCTGACGAAGCCGCCCGTCGAACGCGAATTCACACCGGACGTGCAACGGCATACGATGCTGCGGGGACGCCTCGACGGTTTCCGTGCGTTGTATCGTCATGTGCGGCCGTTGTTCGATCCGTCGCGCGAACGGCTGGTGTAA
- a CDS encoding ABC transporter substrate-binding protein yields MKRTHRFALKAISAGALACATLGASAATVTIAMLNNPDMIELKKLSPAFEKANPDIKLNWVILEENVLRQRATTDITTNSGQFDVVMIGAYETPQWGKRGWLSPLTNLPADYDLNDVVKTARDGLSVNGQLYGLPFYVESSMTYYRKDLFAAKGLKMPDQPTYDQIKQFADKLTDKANGVYGMCLRGKAGWGENMAYVTTLVNTFGGRWFDEKWHAQLTSPEWKKAVNFYVDLLKNDGPPGASSNGFNENLTLMSSGKCAMWIDATVAAGMLYNKQQSQVADKIGFAAAPTAVTPNGSHWLWTWALAIPKSSKAQDAAKKFIAWSTSKQYIEMVAKDEGWASVPPGTRQSTYARPEYQQAAPFGSFVLKAIETADPNHPTAKPVPYTGVQFVGIPEFQSFGTVVGQSISGALAGQMTVDQALAAGNATADRAVRQAGYQK; encoded by the coding sequence ATGAAACGAACCCACCGATTTGCGCTCAAGGCGATCAGTGCCGGCGCGCTGGCCTGCGCGACGCTCGGCGCGTCCGCCGCGACCGTGACGATCGCGATGTTGAACAACCCGGACATGATCGAGCTGAAGAAGCTGTCGCCCGCATTCGAAAAGGCGAATCCGGACATCAAGCTGAACTGGGTGATTCTCGAGGAAAACGTGCTGCGTCAGCGCGCGACGACCGACATCACCACCAACAGCGGCCAGTTCGACGTCGTGATGATCGGTGCATACGAAACGCCGCAGTGGGGCAAGCGCGGCTGGCTGTCGCCGCTGACGAACCTGCCCGCCGATTACGATCTGAACGACGTCGTGAAGACCGCGCGTGACGGCCTGTCGGTGAACGGTCAGCTGTACGGCCTGCCGTTCTACGTCGAAAGCTCGATGACTTACTACCGCAAGGATCTGTTCGCCGCGAAGGGCCTGAAGATGCCCGATCAGCCCACGTATGACCAGATCAAGCAATTCGCCGACAAGCTCACCGACAAGGCCAATGGCGTCTACGGCATGTGCCTGCGCGGCAAGGCCGGTTGGGGCGAAAACATGGCCTATGTGACGACGCTCGTGAACACGTTCGGTGGCCGCTGGTTCGACGAAAAGTGGCATGCGCAGCTCACGTCGCCGGAATGGAAGAAGGCAGTCAACTTCTACGTCGATCTGCTGAAGAACGATGGCCCTCCGGGCGCGAGCTCGAACGGCTTCAACGAAAACCTCACGCTGATGTCGTCGGGCAAGTGCGCGATGTGGATCGACGCGACGGTCGCGGCCGGCATGCTCTATAACAAACAGCAGTCGCAGGTCGCGGACAAGATCGGTTTCGCGGCAGCGCCGACGGCCGTCACGCCGAACGGTTCGCACTGGCTGTGGACGTGGGCGCTCGCGATTCCGAAGTCGTCGAAGGCACAGGACGCCGCGAAGAAGTTCATCGCGTGGTCGACGTCGAAGCAGTACATCGAGATGGTTGCGAAGGATGAAGGCTGGGCATCTGTGCCGCCGGGTACGCGTCAGTCCACCTACGCGCGTCCCGAGTACCAGCAGGCCGCGCCGTTCGGCAGCTTCGTGCTGAAGGCGATCGAAACCGCCGATCCGAATCACCCGACCGCGAAACCGGTGCCGTACACCGGCGTGCAGTTCGTCGGCATTCCGGAGTTCCAGTCGTTCGGGACGGTGGTCGGTCAAAGCATCTCCGGCGCACTCGCTGGCCAGATGACGGTCGATCAGGCGCTCGCTGCCGGTAATGCGACCGCCGATCGCGCGGTGCGTCAGGCGGGCTATCAGAAGTAA